Proteins from one Aspergillus nidulans FGSC A4 chromosome VIII genomic window:
- a CDS encoding uncharacterized protein (transcript_id=CADANIAT00001036), whose translation MSEFKARGGKMITWHGLADEAIPLGGMVEYYKQVLEMDAGAT comes from the exons ATGTCTGAATTCAAAGCCCGGGGCGGAAAAATGATCACGTGGCATGGACTTGCGGACGAGGCGATCCCACTGGGCGGAATGGTTGAGTATTACAAACAGGTGCTGGAGATGGACGCTGGGGCCA CCTAG
- a CDS encoding uncharacterized protein (transcript_id=CADANIAT00001039), giving the protein MVSGAITLSYPIMVWVTMSTACRPLSYFWTQFSGTKGECLDINTFFLAAGIINMLNDIIILAIPFPRIIKLQMTLRKKIAICGIMAVGIFVCIASIVRIHYLSVFMNALDITWLMGPVFIWSTIEPSVAIVCACLPHLAPLARIAHHSILSSYNSHSHSRQGPSSNKSRTFRSGSGVGQNNSYRGGSILHRMIKGTDDDEIGLTSYVTAGQHGAFADTASQIRVKSTFVQASNKAE; this is encoded by the exons ATGGTTTCCGGGGCAATCACGCTCTCGTACCCTATAATGGTTTGGGTAACCATGAGCACTGCCTGCCGGCCATTAAGCTACTTCTGGACCCAATTCAGCGGCACGAAAGGGGAATGCCTCGATATCAACACCTTTTTTCTCGCTGCGGGCATTATCAACATGTTGAACGACATCATTATCCTCGCCATTCCCTTTCCGCGCATTATCAAGCTGCAGATGActctgaggaagaagattgcTATTTGTGGTATCATGGCTGTGGGGATCTT TGTCTGCATCGCCAGCATCGTCCGAATCCACTACTTGAGCGTCTTCATGAACGCTCTCGATATTACCTGGCTCATGGGCCCCGTCTTCATCTGGTCGACCATCGAACCATCCGTCGCAATCGTCTGCGCCTGCCTCCCCCATCTCGCGCCTCTCGCCCGCATCGCTCATCACTCGATTCTGAGCAGTTACAATTCGCATTCACACTCGCGACAGGGCCCGTCCTCAAACAAATCAAGGACCTTCCGTAGTGGGTCCGGAGTTGGACAAAATAACAGTTATAGAGGAGGGAGTATTCTTCATCGCATGATCAAAGGgacggatgatgatgaaattgGGCTTACGAGCTACGTAACTGCTGGACAACACGGCGCTTTTGCCGATACAGCCTCACAGATCCGAGTCAAGTCGACATTCGTGCAGGCTTCGAATAAGGCCGAATGA
- a CDS encoding uncharacterized protein (transcript_id=CADANIAT00001040) encodes MVSLVPSKIAKSLEEQAMGHQEQRRQQLAAIKRADNATDDEAARDAVARVQAPRLKAIMRGSCAVLKSIYTMRRQKSLVSISPTLCM; translated from the exons ATGGTCAGCTTAGTTCCGAGCAAGATTGCCAAATCGTTGGAAGAGCAGGCCATGGGCCACCAGGAGCAGAGGCGTCAGCAGCTAGCTGCTATAAAGCGAGCAGACAATGCAACAGATGACGAGGCGGCCCGAGATGCAGTTGCGCGGGTCCAGGCGCCCAGACTGAAGGCCATTATGCGTGGCAG CTGCgcggtgctgaagtcaatcTACACGATGCGTAGACAGAAGAGCCTTGTCTCAAT ATCCCCTACGCTTTGCATGTAA
- a CDS encoding uncharacterized protein (transcript_id=CADANIAT00001037), producing the protein MVSFCIQNVFIFLDTALFADTWTSSLYSLSALLIGAATALECSPASIRSPTFRNGRFQSLDSGDYSTGLEPIYLAYAVAQGFVSAFTDGGVPSDAGATTTIATDLSATNDMAEIGKQVTAYYNRPAEYTYFSGCSGGGREGHAMAQQFSDAFDGILALSPAITIESLIPASYWPTQITNENQIYPSPCEIDAFVSAAVKHCD; encoded by the exons ATGGTGTCCTTCTGTATCCAGaacgtcttcatcttccttgaTACCGCCCTCTTTGCAGATACATGGACATCTTCGTTATACTCACTGAGCGCATTGCTTATTGGAGCAGCGACTGCCCTCGAGTGCTCTCCCGCCTCCATCAGGAGCCCGACGTTTCGG AATGGCCGATTCCAGAGCCTAGACAGCGGTGATTATAGCACAGGCTTAGAACCAATCTACCTTGCCTATGCGGTTGCTCAGGGCTTTGTTTCGGCCTTCACGGATGGAGGTGTTCCCAGTGATGCTGGAGcaaccaccaccatcgcAACAGATCTCTC GGCAACGAACGATATGGCCGAGATTGGAAAACAGGTCACCGCTTACTATAACAGACCCGCCGAGTACACCTACTTCAGCGGCTGCTCTGGCGGTGGAAGAGAGGGTCATGCCATGGCTCAGCAGTTCTCTGATGCCTTTGATGGCATCTTGGCTCTTTCCCCAGCAATCACTATCGAGAGCCTTATCCCCGCGAGCTACTGGCCAACCCAGATCACGAATGAGAATCAGATATATCCATCCCCCTGCGAGATTGATGCGTTCGTTAGCGCCGCCGTCAAGCATTGCGATTGA
- a CDS encoding uncharacterized protein (transcript_id=CADANIAT00001038), which produces MQHHSAMDYQEVCKLTALERIGPKGWLRYVFPFQLQDNYDLNEVARVVQAGYDALVKRIPVVGCEAVPDPESRQAGVLKFQRQEDQDSAGIVVKDLRNSFPSSYAELKAKAFPLAAFDAETLCRRSVWPVAGERLPISLVQANFIQGGLLLTWCIFHMAGDGKSFYLWTKIWAEECRKAQGLDIIEPFHLSDAVWKDRERVTQPSGKNPGKPEDHPEYTLLPFTPPGAPPKMTSPSHRGQVFYFSKESLAALKAEASPANATQPSDQPWVSTNDALSALVWRTVMAVQSPLETLEGDPVSIFNIAIDGRARTSPKVHPDTLGCFLEYVSVSAPIRKMLSELNIADLAVLIRKSLLRADENFTDDVVTLVDKLEDVDRLVPTAFLDVPGFNCVQTSWTGFELYGLDWGSLLGHTIQAVRSPHVGVINGGQVVLPVLPDGGMEVIVGVEESCLDRLLKDPLLTRFGIASCQPSWGIRCYLTANCARNHVKSDEGVPARASSDRLTFVAAHKLAAAK; this is translated from the exons ATGCAACACCACTCTGCCATGGACTACCAAGAAGTTTGCAAGCTCACAGCCTTGGAGCGTATTGGGCCTAAGGGCTGGCTCCGTTAtgtctttcctttccagCTACAAGACAACTATGACCTTAATGAAGTTGCCCGAGTAGTCCAGGCTGGGTACGACGCCCTCGTCAAACGGATTCCTGTGGTCGGCTGTGAAGCAGTTCCTGACCCGGAGTCACGGCAGGCAGGTGTGCTGAAGTTTCAGAGACAAGAGGATCAAGACTCGGCAGGCATCGTCGTCAAAGACCTCCGCAATTCCTTTCCATCCAGTTACGCCGAGCTGAAAGCAAAGGCATTCCCATTGGCTGCCTTCGACGCTGAAACCCTCTGTCGCCGGTCAGTGTGGCCTGTAGCAGGAGAGCGGTTACCCATATCCCTCGTACAAGCCAACTTCATCCAAGGGGGACTGCTTCTGACCTGGTGCATTTTCCACATGGCGGGCGACGGCAAGTCCTTCTATCTTTGGACAAAAATCTGGGCAGAGGAGTGTCGGAAGGCGCAGGGCCTCGACATCATAGAGCCATTTCATCTTTCCGACGCTGTCTGGAAAGATCGGGAGCGGGTCACGCAGCCATCAGGCAAGAATCCAGGAAAGCCTGAAGATCATCCAGAATATACTCTCCTCCCATTCACTCCCCCGGGTGCGCCACCAAAGATGACCTCTCCGAGCCACCGGGGTCAAGTCTTTTACTTCTCAAAGGAATCATTGGCGGCTTTGAAAGCAGAGGCTTCTCCGGCCAATGCCACCCAGCCGTCTGATCAGCCGTGGGTCTCAACCAATGATGCACTGTCAGCTTTAGTGTGGCGCACAGTCATGGCAGTGCAGTCACCACTGGAAACTCTAGAAGGAGACCCCGtgtccatcttcaatatcgCGATTGACGGGAGAGCACGCACGAGCCCAAAGGTCCATCCAGACACTTTAGGCTGCTTCCTGGAGTATGTTTCTGTCTCGGCGCCAATCCGTAAGATGCTAAGCGAGCTGAACATTGCCGACCTGGCTGTTCTCATTCGAAAAAGCCTGCTCCGAGCTGATGAAAACTTCACGGACGATGTGGTGACACTTGttgacaagctcgaggacgTCGACCGCCTAGTTCCAACTGCATTCCTGGATGTGCCGGGCTTCAACTGCGTGCAGACCTCGTGGACTGGGTTTGAGCTTTACGGGTTGGACTGGGGATCTTTGTTGGGCCATACGATTCAGGCCGTGAGGTCGCCGCATGTGGGTGTCATCAACGGTGGGCAGGTGGTGCTTCCGGTGTTACCAGATGGGGGGATGGAGGTTAttgttggtgttgaggagagTTGTCTCGACAGACTGTTGAAGGACCCTTTGCTTACGCGATTCGGTATTGCGAG CTGCCAGCCTAGCTGGGGAATTCGATGTTATCTGACTGCGAATTGTGCCAGGAATCATGTCAAGTCTGATGAAGGGGTCCCTGCTAGAGCATCTAGCGACCGGTTGACATTTGTGGCGGCGCACAAACTGGCGGCGGCtaagtaa
- a CDS encoding uncharacterized protein (transcript_id=CADANIAT00001041), protein MKLPAVTLALVAAALSAPTPIKRDDLAAVNKRTFGLLASLAGHGGLSGHAGLAGDASASDEDCAEGSAGGSAGLSGSAGLGGHAGLSGWGGLSGSGSSSGHAGLGGWSGLSGSGDLSGGLEGSGSASGSAGIGGSGSAGGSAGIGGSGSAEGSAEGSAEGSAEGSTGGSASGSGSIGGSGSAGGSAGIGGSGSAEGSTEGSGSIEGSGSAGGSAEGSSEGSIGGSVGGSGSIEGSDSAGSSGESGYGSDCDDSDVSSTTGDEESDSGDASDTGEGDASAEGSGSADASGDGEGSADVDGDGSASASGDGEGSADVNGDGSASASGDGEGSVSVDGDSGSASASASGHGSASVTGSGSASASGSGSASANIN, encoded by the coding sequence ATGAAGCTCCCCGCCGtcaccctcgccctcgtcgccGCTGCCCTCAGCGCACCGACCCCAATTAAGCGCGATGACCTGGCCGCCGTCAACAAGCGCACCTTCGGTCTCCTTGCCAGCCTTGCCGGCCACGGCGGCCTCAGTGGCCACGCTGGCCTTGCAGGCGATGCCAGCGCCAGTGATGAAGATTGCGCTGAGGGATCTGCAGGCGGCAGCGCGGGCCTCAGTGGCTCTGCTGGTCTCGGTGGCCATGCCGGTCTTAGTGGCTGGGGCGGTCTGAGCGGCAGTGGTAGCTCCTCCGGTCACGCTGGCCTTGGTGGATGGTCTGGTCTTAGTGGAAGTGGCGATCTTAGTGGTGGATTGGAAGGTTCTGGTAGTGCTAGCGGTTCTGCTGGCATTGGGGGTTCTGGGTCAGCTGGAGGGTCTGCGGGTATTGGCGGCTCTGGCAGCGCCGAAGGCTCTGCTGAAGGCTCTGCTGAAGGCTCTGCTGAAGGCTCGACTGGTGGCTCTGCTAGTGGCTCAGGTAGCATAGGAGGATCTGGATCTGCAGGCGGTTCTGCTGGCATTGGGGGTTCCGGTTCTGCTGAAGGGTCTACTGAAGGCTCTGGCAGTATTGAAGGTTCTGGCAGCGCTGGAGGCTCCGCGGAAGGTTCTTCTGAAGGCTCCATTGGTGGTTCTGTAGGAGGATCTGGTAGCATCGAAGGGTCCGACAGTGCTGGTAGCTCTGGCGAGTCTGGATATGGCTCCGACTGTGACGATAGTGATGTCTCTTCCACGACTGGTGATGAGGAATCTGACAGCGGTGACGCATCTGACACCGGCGAAGGTGATGCGAGTGCCGAGGGTTCTGGCAGTGCAGACGCCtctggcgacggcgaaggCTCAGCTgatgttgacggtgatggcAGTGCTTCTGCATCCGGGGATGGGGAAGGTTCGGCTGATGTCAACGGTGACGGCAGTGCTTCAGCCTCCGGCGACGGTGAGGGCTCTGTGAGTGTTGACGGTGACTCTGGAAGCgcttctgcctctgccagTGGCCATGGCTCCGCCAGCGTTACGGGCTCTGGCAGTGCCTCGGCCTCAGGAAGTGGAAGTGCCTCAGCCAATATTAACTAA